The Pleuronectes platessa chromosome 10, fPlePla1.1, whole genome shotgun sequence genome contains a region encoding:
- the clec3ba gene encoding tetranectin isoform X2, with amino-acid sequence METRGVWLIFFLLLLAQCTLQQTTPKTRSGKKVCLRGTKILGKCFLADPVQKTFHAASDDCLAKGGSLATPLSGDENDQLYSYVRQSIGPEEHIWLGINDMVTDGQWSDGSGSSVRFKNWETEITLQPDGGRSQNCAILSTTANGKWFDESCRAKKASVCEFNIV; translated from the exons ATGGAGACCAGAGGTGTTTGGCTGATCTTTTTCCTTCTGCTGCTGGCCCAGTGCACACTCCAGCAGACCACCCCGAAGACAAGAAGTGGCAAGAAAG TTTGTCTGAGAGGGACCAAGATCCTGGGGAAGTGTTTCCTGGCTGACCCGGTGCAGAAGACCTTCCACGCCGCCAGCGACGACTGCCTCGCCAAAGGAGGCAGCCTGGCCACCCCTCTGTCAGGGGACGAGAACGACCAGCTCTACAGCTACGTCCGCCAGAGCATCGGCCCCGAGGAGCACATCTGGCTGGGCATCAACGACATGGTGACCGACGGCCAGTGGTCGGACGGGTCTGGGTCCAGTGTGCGGTTCAAGAACTGGGAGACGGAGATCACCCTGCAGCCGGACGGAGGGCGCAGCCAGAACTGTGCCATCCTCTCCACCACAGCCAACGGGAAGTGGTTCGACGAGAGCTGCAGGGCCAAAAAGGCCTCGGTCTGTGAGTTCAACATCGTCTGA
- the clec3ba gene encoding tetranectin isoform X1, with translation METRGVWLIFFLLLLAQCTLQQTTPKTRSGKKDSANSVAIEELKKQISDIIQELNLLKEHQALQTVCLRGTKILGKCFLADPVQKTFHAASDDCLAKGGSLATPLSGDENDQLYSYVRQSIGPEEHIWLGINDMVTDGQWSDGSGSSVRFKNWETEITLQPDGGRSQNCAILSTTANGKWFDESCRAKKASVCEFNIV, from the exons ATGGAGACCAGAGGTGTTTGGCTGATCTTTTTCCTTCTGCTGCTGGCCCAGTGCACACTCCAGCAGACCACCCCGAAGACAAGAAGTGGCAAGAAAG ACTCTGCTAACAGCGTAGCAATCGAGGAGCTGAAGAAACAGATAAGTGACATAATTCAGGAGCTGAATTTGTTGAAAGAGCACCAGGCTCTACAAACAG TTTGTCTGAGAGGGACCAAGATCCTGGGGAAGTGTTTCCTGGCTGACCCGGTGCAGAAGACCTTCCACGCCGCCAGCGACGACTGCCTCGCCAAAGGAGGCAGCCTGGCCACCCCTCTGTCAGGGGACGAGAACGACCAGCTCTACAGCTACGTCCGCCAGAGCATCGGCCCCGAGGAGCACATCTGGCTGGGCATCAACGACATGGTGACCGACGGCCAGTGGTCGGACGGGTCTGGGTCCAGTGTGCGGTTCAAGAACTGGGAGACGGAGATCACCCTGCAGCCGGACGGAGGGCGCAGCCAGAACTGTGCCATCCTCTCCACCACAGCCAACGGGAAGTGGTTCGACGAGAGCTGCAGGGCCAAAAAGGCCTCGGTCTGTGAGTTCAACATCGTCTGA
- the LOC128449897 gene encoding CUB domain-containing protein 1, producing MSAPTITAGLLLLLLTGIVSTASGVQKLTITPDRGTTFTITSTQVKGCKVCTGAGRSRRCDASLLLNENNSPMSVEFECPRPQDAFKVEISRNIDCTTKSCSGHIIQSDSGSLPLLDFNRKFTWNLKAAAPKAFKIDFSGTGLRQIDPSESCPDRHSYTLQALQTTGSVAVGKYCRVGAISSAQILILGSFSLEVPGGQKLQNGQFDVSVGEEIKSLAKITLTLPKGASSSVLLSPNYPDSFPDDDLMEWYFHVPDNHKTAVRFFNLTQPSCLKKETAVEYHSKGTAAVVASLTDPKLEQRLGNFSMTLRNCEMERRRADSPGLSLQVQVSTSSARSSVLCKVDLSKAEGLFLYIRKLRPTSACEMKINSVTKENITVTSNSLLLFQDCTPEDVEVTAMKVIECRDPQDCPPVRLSLPVLPSCLPAPVSSVTWHLRPPAHGTVELTSPAGPLRQSLPGQLCNDSLLIKVAEDDGTSIGHFCPQGAIQKIQIHTNMSVTASNTGRNSLKTCYKNVLDAFFKDEISERYIFTVSSKKNAPVLLATPGWPEGMKPYATVSWIVSVPPKMEAHLMFVNVSQPKCSSRHTKIRVQRVGRREEDYSRREDEEAEEELTVSERFYLNMSNCMPERRIFSVLTKITLQESKNFLLTTILSVVAALLVIFIIVLVVVCLVIRKKKKLLNHQVSIYNPNGTSFLPGQNNFPKSREDNESHVYASIEETLVYTHLLRKGMEIGVYGETDTYRSFPGHTDSQKPLVSKSSSVNDSADGIYRPFLYPAEGGPPLPNRPPSHELVDNEIYQSRDPIGEESSPSLGPRLEPEGGN from the exons ATGTCCGCTCCCACGATCACAGCGggtctgctccttctcctcctcacggGCATCGTCTCCACTGCGTCAG GGGTCCAAAAACTGACCATCACCCCTGACAGAGGCACCACCTTCACCATCACCAGCACCCAGGTCAAAGGTTGTAAGGTGTGCACGGGGGCAGGCCGCTCCCGGAGATGTGATGCATCGCTGCtgttaaatgaaaacaactcTCCCATGTCAGTGGAGTTTGAGTGCCCCCGACCTCAAGATGCTTTCAAGGTCGAAATTAGCCGCAATATAG ATTGTACTACAAAGTCTTGCAGTGGCCACATCATCCAGTCCGACTCCGGCTCACTTCCTCTGCTGGATTTTAACCGAAAGTTCACTTGGAACCTGAAGGCAGCGGCGCCCAAAGCGTTCAAAATAGATTTCAGCGGCACAGGTCTGAGACAGATAGATCCGTCCGAGAGCTGTCCGGACAGACACAGCTACACCCTCCAGGCCCTGCAGACTACAGGGAGCGTGGCCGTAGGGAAATACTGCAGAGTGGGCGCTATCAGCAGCGCTCAGATACTGATCCTGGGCAGCTTTTCTCTGGAGGTCCCAGGAGGGCAGAAGCTGCAAAACGGCCAGTTTGACGTGTCCGTCGGGGAGGAAATCAAAT CCCTCGCCAAAATCACTCTGACGTTACCCAAAGGGGCCTCGTCCTCCGTGCTGCTATCTCCAAACTACCCGGACAGCTTTCCTGACGACGATTTGATGGAGTGGTACTTTCACGTTCCGGACAATCACAAGACGGCCGTAAGGTTCTTTAACCTCACACAGCCCAGTTGTCTAAAGAAGGAGACGGCGGTGGAGTACCACAGCAAAGGGACGGCAGCGGTGGTGGCGAGTCTGACCGATCCGAAGCTCGAACAGAGGTTGGGGAACTTCTCCATGACGCTGAGGAACTGTGAGATGGAAAGAAGACGAGCTGATTCTCCTGGACTCAGCCTACAAGTGCAGGTGTCCACTTCAAGTGCAAGATCATCAG TGTTGTGTAAAGTGGACCTGAGCAAAGCGGAGGGCCTCTTTCTTTACATCAGGAAGCTGAGGCCAACTTCTGCCTGTGAGATGAAAATCAACTCTGTGACCAAGGAGAACATCACGGTCACTTCAAACAGCCTGCTATTGTTCCAGGACTGCACCCCCGAGGACGTAGAGGTCACCGCCATGAAAGTTATTG AGTGTCGTGACCCCCAAGACTGTCCTCCGGTGCGCCTCTCGCTGCCCGTGCTACCGAGCTGCCTCCCGGCCCCTGTGAGCAGCGTGACCTGGCATCTCCGCCCCCCCGCGCACGGCACCGTGGAGCTGACCTCCCCCGCCGGGCCCCTCAGACAGTCCCTACCTGGGCAGCTGTGCAACGACAGCCTCCTCATCAAGGTGGCCGAAGACGACGGCACAAGTATCGGACACTTCTGTCCTCAGGGAGCCATTCAgaagatccagatccacaccaacatgTCCGTCACCGCGTCCAACACGGGGAGAAACTCACTGAAGACGTGTTACAAGAACGTGCTGGACGCCTTTTTTAAAGACGAGATATCGG AAAGATATATTTTCACTGTATCTTCAAAGAAAAACGCCCCCGTCCTCTTGGCCACTCCCGGTTGGCCGGAGGGAATGAAACCTTACGCCACCGTCTCTTGGATCGTCTCCGTGCCACCGAAGATGGAGGCGCACCTGATGTTTGTAAACGTCAGCCAGCCCAAGTGCAGCAGCCGCCACACCAAGATCAGGGTGCAGAGGGTCGGCCGCCGGGAGGAGGACTACAGCCgcagggaggatgaggaggctgaggaggagctcACAGTCTCGGAGAGGTTCTACCTCAACATGTCCAACTGCATGCCTGAGAGAAGAATATTCAGCGTCCTCACCAAGATCACGTTGCAGGAGAGCAAGA ACTTTCTGCTGACCACCATCCTGAGTGTGGTGGCCGCTCTGTTGGTCATTTTCATCATCGTGCTGGTAGTCGTCTGTCTGGTCATTAG gaagaagaagaagctgctgaaTCACCAAGTTTCCATCTACAATCCGAACGGCACCAGCTTCCTGCCCGGACAAAACAACTTCCCCAAATCGCGTGAAGACAACGAGTCCCACGTGTACGCCTCCATTGAGGAAACGCTGGTCTACACACACCTGCTGAGAAAGGGAATGGAGATCGGCGTCTACGGAGAGACCGACACGTACCGGTCCTTCCCCGGACACACGGACTCTCAAAAGCCACTGGTCTCCAAATCCTCCAGCGTCAATGACTCGGCTGACGGGATTTATCGCCCGTTCTTGTACCCAGCTGAAGGGGGTCCTCCGCTTCCCAACAGGCCCCCGAGCCATGAGCTGGTGGACAATGAGATTTACCAGAGCAGGGACCCGATCGGGGAGGAGAGCTCTCCGAGTCTTGGGCCGAGGCTGGAGCCGGAGGGAGGAAACTGA